In Nocardioides bizhenqiangii, the DNA window GTCAACGGCATCCTGCTCAGGTGCCTGGCAAAGGATCCTGAGGACCGGTTCACGGACGCACTTCAGCTGCGAGCAGCCCTCGCGGCTGGAAGAGAAGCCGTCGAGAACCGCCATCGGGACGGAGCCGACGGGAAGGCGGCCGACGAGCGAGAGGCCGACGGGGGTGGTGGGCGTGGGCCTGACGAGGCTGACCGGCGAATCGAGCCCGCTCGAACCACGGTGATAGGTCCTCCAGAAAGAGGTTCCACAGGGACTGACGAACGCCCTTCGAAGCGACCTCGACGCATCGCGATGCTCGTCGGCGGGGTGGCCATCGGCGCTCTTGTCCTCGGCGGCATCGGACTCCTGGTCGCGACGACGGGTGACTGGCCGGATGACGCACGAGCGAGCGACTTCTGCGAGGTCCTCGACAAACAAGATGGCCGCGTGTGGGACGACTCTGACCGCACGATCGAGGGCGTGCGCGAGGGCATGGGCGCCATCGCGGAAGTGGGCACGCCGAGCGACGCGCCCGACGGTCTCCGGGCGTTCCTGATGGACCTCGAGAAGGCTGCCGACGAAGCTTCCGACGTCGAGGAATTCGACCGGCGTGCCGAGGAGCTGGAGCCGTCTGACGCGGAAGACGACGAATGGGAGGCGTGGATTGACGACACCTGTTCCTGATGGTCTCGTTCCGGCGCGCATCGCATATAGCTACGCGCGGGGACGAGGGCTCACGCACGTCTGAAACCGGAGCTGTCGCAATGTCGTTGTTCAAGAGGAAGTCCCGCGGTGAGGCTCCTGCCTCCCACGTAACCTCCGGTCTCGCTACCGGGCGAGCGGCCGGCCCCCCGGCGTACTCCGCCTGGCAAAGCGAACATCCCTTGGCGCCAGAGCCCAACCGGCTGGCCTGGATGCAGCCCGTCCTCCTCGACGAGGTGGCCCGGGGGACGGAGTTCGACGGGCTCGTCGGTCGTCACGTCGTCGGCATCGCCGAGTCCTCGGACGCGAGCCTGCCGTACGTGACCGTGGCGATAGACGACCACGATGGCATTGAGGTCGTCATGGTGTGCCAGCGCGGAGGGCGCGACCTTGACCACGTGCTCATCATCGACTCTTCCGGCGGGACCTCTACCCAGGGGCCGCTCCCGTCGGCCGGGTCGCTCGACCAGTGGGCCAGCAAGACCGTCCACGTGCTTCTCTCGTACTTCAGCGGCCCCGGGCGGAACAGGCCCGGTGAAGGCGACAGGGCAGAACAGGCCGCGGCTGATCGTCCGGTGGCCGGGCCGGGCGCGCGCGTCCACACCGCCGAGAGCCCGGCGTACCGCGAATTCGCCACCAGAAGCGCGTCGCCCAGCATCGACTCGTACGTCGTCGGTCAGGTCGTTCACCGGACAGAGCCGCCGGGAGGCCGGATCGAGATCTGGTCCGCCCTCGTCGACCGGTCGCTAGGGCAGGACGCGGTCAATCCGATCCACACTTCCCACGCTGCCGCGGCGTTCGACCGGAACGGCCGACTGGTCGCGATCTACACCGTCGAGACGTCGACGCTGCACGACGAGGTGTTCGCCGTCGTCTACGACGGCAGTCCCGCCCGCCAGTACCAGGACGCACGGAACGACGTCCTCGGTCCCGAGGGGTTCGAGCGCGCCGCGGTCCCCGTCCTCTGCCGGCTCATGGACGACGGCAACTAGTCCGACTCTCACCCGCGCAGGCGGGCCATCCACTCCTCGACGGCGTCGGGCTCTCTCGGCAGCGCGGCAGAGAGGTTGCGGACGCCGTCCGCGGTGACGACGACGTCGTCCTCGATCCGGATGCCGATCCCGCGCAGCTCCTCGGGGACGAGCAGGTCGTCCTCCTGGAAGTAGAGGCCGGGCTCCACGGTCAGCACCATGCCCTCGGCGAGGATGCCGTCGCGGTAGGACTCGGGCGCGGCGCGACCGCAGTCGTGGACGTCCATGCCGAGCATGTGGCTGGTGCCGTGCAGGGTCCAGCGCGAGTAGACCTTGGACTCCGGGTCGAGCGCCTCCTCGACCGGCACCGGCAGCAACCCGAGGTCGTCGAGACCGTGCGCCAGCACCGTCATCGCCGCGTCGTGGCCGGCGAGGAAGGGTACGTCGGGCCGGAGCGCGGCGATGCCGGCCTCCTGGGCCCTCAGCACGAGGGTGTAGAGGTCGCGCTGCAACGGGCTGAAGGTGCCGCTGACCGGCAGCGTCCTGGTGACGTCGGCGGTGTAGAGGTTGTGGCCCTCCACGCCCATGTCGAGCAGCACCAACTGGCCGGGCACGATCGGGCCCGAGTTCTCGATCCAGTGCAGCGTGGTCGCGTGCGCGCCTCCGGCAACGATGGAGTCGTAGCCGATGTCGTTGCCCATCGTGCGGGCGCGGCGGAAGAACGTGCCCTCGAGCCAGCGCTCGCCGTACTCGAGCACCTTGTCCCACTCTGCCGCGGAGTCCTCGAAGCCCAGGGTGGTGGCGTCGCAGGCGGCCTGGAGCTCGCCGAGCTCCCACGCGTCCTTGACCAGCCGCATCTCCGAGACGACTCGCGCCAGGTCGGTGTCGAGCGACTCGTCGGCCGGGACCAGCGAGTCGACCGCGTCGGAGACACCGCGGTGGACGCGGGTCTTCGCCGACTTCGCCAGGGCGTCCGGGAGGTCGTCGACGTGCTTGACCGTCAGGCCGAGCGCGGCCTCGATCTCACCCAGTGACGGGCGACGGCCCGCCCAGAGCGCGCCGTACTGCCGGTCGCGGAAGAACTCGTCGCTCTCACGTCCGGACCGGGGCCGGGCGTAGAGCACCGACGACCCGTCCGGCTCGATCACCAGCGTGGCGTCCGAAGTCTGGTTGCCGCAGAAGTAGGCGTGCGCCGTGTCGGACCGGAACCGGTAGTCGGTGTCGGCCGCCCGCACCTTGAACGTGCCGGCCGGTAGCACCAGCCGCTCGCCCGGGAAGGTCGCCGCCAGCCGGGCCCGCCGCTCGGCGGCCCACGGGGCGATCGGGTGCGGCTCGACCTCGCGCTCGCGGTCGTCCCAGCCGGTCCGCATGAAGGCGGCGTAGGCCTCAGGGACGGCGGGATCGTGCGACTCGGTCTTCGGCTCCTTGGCGACGTGATTCACGTCTCTAACTGTAACTTCCGCGTGTTCGTGCCGGACCGGGCGCAGGGATGCCGCCCCGATAGGCTTCCGCCCGTGTCAGGAGCCCGCCGCGACAGTGTCGCCTTCACGGTCGTCGTGACCGTGGCGGTGGTCATCGGCGCGCTGTTGATGCTCGTGATTCTCGCCCTCTCCGGCGCGCCCGGGATCATGCTCCTGGCCACCGCGCTGGCCGCGCTGCCGGTCGGACCGGTCGTCGCCGTCTACCTCTGGCTCGACCGCTACGAGCCCGAACCCAAGCACCTCCTCGTCTACGCCCTACTCTGGGGTGCGTTCGTCGCCACCATCGCCGCGCTCGTCGTGCAGGGGATCGGCGGATTCGTCGTGGGAGTCACCGACACCGTGTCGCTCGCGGTGGTCGCCCCCGTGACCGAGGAGGCGAGCAAGGGTCTCTTCCTGTTGCTGCTGCTCTGGTGGCGGCGCGCCGAGCTCGACGGCGTCCTCGACGGTCTGGTGTACGCCGGTCTGGTCGGTGTGGGGTTCGCCTTCACCGAGAACATCCTCTACCTGGCGGCGGCGTACGGCGGGACGGACGGCACCGGTCCCGGCGGGGTCGCCGGCGTGACCACGATCTTCGTGATCCGCTGCATCTTCAGCCCGTTCGCCCACCCGCTGTTCACCGCGTTCATCGGCGTCGGGCTGGGTCTCGCCGTGATGTCGACCCGCCGGTCGGTCCGGATCCTCGCGCCGATCGGGGGGTACCTCTGTGCGGTGGCCGCGCACGCACTGTGGAACGGGTCGACCGTCTTCGGGTTCGGCAGCTTCGTCCTCGCCTACGTCGTGCTCATGGTGCCGGCGTTCGTCGGCATGATCGGCCTCGGGGTCTGGGCGCGCACCAAGGAGCGGCAGATGCTGACGATGGCCCTCGGCGACGCGGCGGCGCGCGGCCTGATCCCGGCGACCGACATCGGGTGGATCGTCGACCTGCGGGCCCGGAGGATCGCACGGCGACACGCCCGGATCGAGGGCGGTGACCGCGCCGCTCAAGCGATGCGGGACTATCAGCAGGCCGCGATCGAACTCGGGTTCTTACACCATCGCCTGCTGCGCGGCACGGCACCGAAGGACTGGCAGGCGCGTGGCCAGGACTTCCTGGTGCGCATCCAGGCGTCCCGTCCGGGGTTCGCCTTCCCCGGACAGGTGGTACCCCTACGATGACCGCGTCCCACAGGGGGCAGAGCGACGAGATCGCTGGCAGCCAGATGCTGACCGAGATGGTCCGGCTCCGCGGTGCCCTGCAGACCGCGGCGCTGCCCCTCGACCTCCCCGGCGTCGCGGCTCTCCGCGAGCACCGGCAGGAGGTCATCGACCAGCTCGAGGACTACGTGATACCGCGGCTGATGTCGATGGACGCGCCGCTGCTGGCGGTCGTCGGCGGGTCGACCGGCGCCGGCAAGTCGACGCTCGTCAACACGCTCGTCGGGCACCGGGTGACCACGCCCGGCGTGCTCCGTCCGACGACGCGATCGCCCGTCCTGGTCCACCACCCCGACGAGGGCCAGTGGTTCGGCCAGGACCGGATGCTGCCCGACCTGAAGCGGGTCAGCCACCCGACCAACGACCACGACTGCATCCAGCTGGTCCCGACCGACTCGGTCCCGAAGGGCGTCGCGATCCTCGACGCCCCTGACGTCGACTCCGTGGAGGAGCGCAACCGGATCCTCGCCGGGCAGCTCCTCTCCGCCGCCGACCTGTGGCTCTTCGTGACGTCGGCCGCGCGCTACAGCGACCAGGTCCCGTGGGAGTACCTGAAGCAGGCCGCCGAGCGCTCCACCGCGGTGGCGATCGTGCTCGATCGCACTCCGCCCGACGTCGTCGAGACCGTCTCCGGCCACCTCGCCCGGATGATGGCGGCCCGTGGGCTCAAGGACTCGCCGCTGTTCGGTGTCGCCGAGGGACCGGTCACCGACGACGGACTGCTGCCGCTCGCCCACGTCGCCGAGATCCGGGGGTGGCTCGAGGCGCTCGCCGCCGACACCGTCGCCCGCAGCGCGATCGTGCAGCAGACCGTCGGCGGCTCGATCCGGATCCTGACCCGACGCGTCTACCCGATCGCCGACGCCGCCGAGGAGCAGCTGATCGCCATCGGCGACCTCGCCACGCTCGTCGAGCGGCAGTACGAAATCGTGAGCAAGCAGCAGCTCACGACGACGAGCGACGGCACCCTGCTCCGCGGGGACCTGCTCACCCGCTGGCAGGAGTTCGTCGGCAGCGGCGAGCTGATCCGCTCCCTCGAGGCAAAGGTCGGCTTCGTCCGCGAGCGGCTGGTCAACGCGATCAAGGGCAAGCCGCAGCAGGCGGAGCGCGTCGCGGTCGCCATCGAGACCGGTCTGGAGACCCTCGTCGTCGAGCACGGTGAGCAGGCGGCCGCCCGGGCCGCCGCGGCCTGGCGGGCGACGCCGTACGGCGCCCAGCTGGTCGAGGTCGCGACCGAGGATCTCTCGCGCGCGACGCGCGACCTGCGCCGTCGCGCCGACGCCGAGATCCAAGCCTGGCAGGCCGAGCTGCAGGAGCTGGTACGCAGCGAGAGCGGCGAGGCCCGGACCTCTACCCGTTTCCTGGCCGTCGGGGTCCGCGGGCTCGCGGTCACGCTGGCGGTCGTCGTCCTCGGTGGTGAGCAGCCGCCGGCCGCGGCCGCCGACTCGCTCCGTCTCGGCGCGCGGCTGCTCGAGACGGTGGTCGGTCCGGGCACTGCCGGGATGCTCCGCCACCGGGCCCGGGAGTCGCTGGAGGACCGGATCCGCGCTTTGCTCGCCGGGGAGCGCAACCGTTACGTTGCACCGGCCGACCAGTGGCAGCTGGCGCCGGACGCGGGGGAGCAGCTGAGGGCGGCCGCCCGGCGGGTCGACGACCTGCGGTACGCCGCCACGATGCAGAAGGGCACTGGAGGACACCTGTGACTCAACCGGATGGGGAGACGCGCGCGCTGCGCGAGCTCGCCACCCGCGGGACGACGATCGGCGCGCGCCTGCAGGGACTCGAGCAGGCGGTGTCGGCGGCGCGCGGGCGGCTCGACGACGCCCTTCTCGACGAGACCGAGGCGACCGTCGAGCGGGCGGCCGGCCGGCTGAGGCTGTCTGCCCACCACACGGTGGTCGCGATCGCGGGGGCGACGGGATCGGGAAAGTCGTCGACGTTCAACGCGCTCACCGGGCTCGAGCTCTCGTCCACCGGCGTCCGTCGGCCGACGACGTCCTGGGCGACCGCATGCGTCTGGGGGAACGAGGGCGCCGCAGAGGTGCTCGAGTGGCTCGGCATCCCGCCGCGGCACCAGACGATGCGCGACTCGATGCTCGACACCAAGGTCGATGACAAGGCGCTCGAGGGCGTCGTCCTGATGGACCTGCCCGACCACGACTCGACCGAGGTCTCCCACCACCTCGAGGTCGACCGGCTGGTCGAGCTCGCGGACCTGCTGGTCTGGGTCCTCGACCCTCAGAAGTACGCCGACGCCGCCCTCCACGACCGCTACCTCGCGCCGTACGCGACCCATGCGGACGTGATGCTGATCGTCCTCAACCACATCGACACGATCGCTCCCGAGAAGCGGCAGGGCATGGTCGACGACGTCAAGCGCCTGCTCGCGCTCGACGGGCTCGCCTCGGTGAAGGTCATCCCGGTCAGCGCCCGTGAGGGCATCGGTGTCGAGGAGCTCCGGCAGGAGATCGCGTCCCGCGTCGAGCACAAGCGCAGCACGACCGCCCGCGTGGAAGCCGACGTCGCCGCCGCCGCCGGCCGGCTCGACCGCGCCGGTGGCGACGCCCCGCCCCGGGATGTCTCCGCCCAGCAGGCTCGGGCACTCGAGGAACGCGTCGCCGAGGCCGCCGGTGTGCCGACCATCGCCGGCGCTGTCGAGCGGACGATCCGGAGCCGTGCTGCCAGGGCGGTGGCGTGGCCACCGGCGGTGCTGGTCGCCGGTCTCCGTCGTCGACGTGAGGACGAGCTGCTCGCGGGCTACCACGCCGGCTCGCAGCCGCAGGCCGTCGCCGTCCAGCGGGCGTCCGTCGACAACGCGGTCCGTGAGCTCGCCGACGAGACGGCACAAGGCCTCGGTACGCCGTGGGCGGACGCCGTCCGCCAGGCCGCAACGGCGCGGCTCGAGGAGACCGATGACGCGCTCGACCGAGGGCTGAGCTCCGTGGACCTGGGCGTCGGTCGGCTGCCCGGTTGGGTCGGCCTGGTGCGCGTGCTGCAGTGGCTGCTCTTCCTGGGCGCTGTCGGCGGGGGTCTGTGGTGGGCATGGCTCGCCTCCCAGGGCACGCTCGAAGGCGCGCCGGAGGTGGCCGGCTTCGTGCTGCCGCCGGTCGTGCTGGTCGGCGGGCTGGTGCTCGGACTGCTGCTGTGGCTATGCGTCCGCCCGCTCGTGGGCGGCACGGCGCGCTCCCGGAGGGAGGCCGCCGACCAGGGGTTGCGCGACGTCGTCGCCGACGTGCTGGCCGACCAGGTCGTCGCCCCCACCAACGAGGTGCTGGCGTCGTACTCCGCCTTCCGCTCAGGCATCCAACACGCCCAGCAGTAGAATTTGCCCGAGCGCGTCGCAGATCGTCCGGCTCGCCCGGGCCATCGCTCCGCTCGGCCCAGGGTCGCCGAACGATGCGGCTGCGCCGCCGTGCGCCGCGCTGCCGGGCCGCAGTTGACGCGGTCATGGGTTGCGGCAGCTTGGCGGCTCGCTGCCGCCGGTCAGGCTGCCCGAGCGCGTCGCACGATCGTCCGGCTCGCCGCACCTGAGCCACCAACCGTCCACAGGCCGCTCGCCACGGCGTCTCTCTCCACAGCCGTGGTGCCGGCGCCGGTCGTCCGTCGGCGGCCCCGCGTGGACTCCGTCGTGGCCGGTCGCGAGTGCGGCCGGGGATATCGGAGGCATGACATGACGAACGACACGATGGTCACGGTCCAGGGCTGGCTGGGCAACGAGCCCCAGCTGCGCCAGGTCGCCGGCACGAGCGTGGCCAACTTCCGCCTGGGCTGCACGCCACGCCGTTTCCATCGCGGCCGTCAGGAGTGGGTCGACGGTCCGACCCAGTGGTACAGCGTCAGTGCCTGGCGGCTGCTCGGCGAGCACAGCAAGCGGTCCCTCCACGTCGGCGACCCGGTGATCGTGCACGGGCGGCTCAACCAGCGCAGCTACACGCGCGACGGCGTCGAGGTGACTGCGCTCGAGATCGAGGCGATCACCGTCGGGCACGACCTCACCCGCGGGGTGAGCTCGTTCAGCAAGACGGTCGGCTCTCCGCGGCGCGACGACCGGCCCCAGGAGCCGGCGGTCGCGTCCCCGGAGCAGGACCCGTGGGCGGTTCCCACGGCTCAGTCGCCCGAGGTCGCAGAGGTGGCGGCCGGCGCCGCGTGATGCCCGCCGGCGGTGGCCGGGGCCGGCTCGGCCACCCCGCGCCGGTCCCGGTCACGGCCCGCACGTAGGCTCAGGCAACGTGGCTGAGTACGTCTTCACCCTGCGCAACGTCCGTAAGGCTCACGGCGACAAGGTCGTCCTGGACAACGTGACCCTGTCGTTCCTCCACGGAGCCAAGATCGGCGTCGTCGGCCCCAACGGAGCCGGCAAGTCGTCGTTGCTCAAGATCATGGCGGGGCTCGACCGTCCCAACAACGGTGACGCGATCCTCGACCCCGACGCGACTGTCGGCATGCTCCAGCAGGAGCCGCCGCTGACGGAGGGCAAGACCGTCCTCGACAACGTCGAGGAGGCGGTGGGCGAGATCAAGCAGAAGCTCGACCGCTTCAACCAGATCTCCGAGGAGCTCGGCAACCCCGATGCCGACTACGACTCCCTCCTGGCCGAGATGGGCGACCTGCAGACCGACCTCGACCACGCCAGCGCCTGGGACCTCGACAGCCGACTCGACCAGGCGATGGACGCCCTGCGCTGCCCTCCGCCGGACGCGATCGTCGACAACCTCTCCGGTGGTGAGCGACGCCGGGTCGCGCTGTGCAAGCTGCTCCTGCAGCAGCCCGACCTGCTGCTCCTCGACGAGCCCACCAACCACCTGGACGCGGAATCGGTCCAGTGGCTGGAGGGCCACCTGAAGTCCTACCCCGGCGCCGTCCTCGCCGTCACCCACGACCGCTACTTCCTCGACAACGTCGCGGAGTGGATCGCCGAGGTCGACCGCGGCCGGATCCACGGCTACGAGGGCAACTACTCGACCTACCTGGAGACCAAGAAGGACCGTCTCAAGATCGAGGGCGCCAAGGACGCCAAGCGCGCGAAGATGCTCGAGAAGGAGCTGGAGTGGGTCCGGTCCAACGCCAAGGCGCGGCAGACCAAGAGCCGGGCCCGGCTCGCCCGGTACGAGGAGATGGCGGCCGAGGCCGAGCGCGACCGCAAGATCGACACCTCCGAGATCAACATCCCGGCCGGCCCTCGCCTCGGTGACATCGTGCTCGAGACCAAGGGGCTCACCAAGGGCTTCGAGGGTCGCGTCCTCATCGACGACCTGTCGTTCACGCTGCCCCGCGCGGGCATCGTCGGCGTGATCGGGCCCAACGGCGTCGGCAAGACCACGCTGTTCCGGATGATCACCGGCAGCGAGCAGCCGGACGCGGGCGACCTGACGGTCGGGCAGACGGTGAAGATCTCCTACGTCGACCAGAGCCGCGGCGGCATCGACCCGAACAAGAACGTCTGGGAGGTCGTCTCCGACGGCCTCGACTTCATCAAGGTCGCCAACTTCGAGATGAACTCGCGCGCCTACGTCGCCTCATTCGGGTTCAAGGGTCCCGACCAGCAGAAGAAGGCCGGCGTGCTGTCCGGTGGCGAGCGCAACCGCCTCAACCTCGCGCTCACGCTGAAGATGGGCGGCAACCTGCTGCTGCTCGACGAGCCGACCAACGACCTCGACGTCGAGACCCTGTCGTCCCTCGAGGACGCGCTGCTCGACTTCCCGGGCTGCGCGGTGGTCACCTCGCACGACCGGTGGTTCCTCGACCGCGTCGTCACCCACATCCTGGCGTGGGAGGGCGACAACGACGACCCCGCCAAGTGGTTCTGGTTCGAGGGCAACTTCGCGTCCTACGAGGAGAACAAGGTCGAGCGGCTCGGTGTCGAAGCGGCACGCCCGCACCGGGTCACCCACCGCCGCCTGACCAGAGATTAAGCGCGCGCAGTTGACGCGGTCAGTGGTCGCCGTTGCTTGGCGGCTGCGAGGCCCTACCTGTCGTCGCGCATCTCCCGCTCGGGGTGGTCGGCGATCAGCCGGTCGGCAACGGCGTCCATGACCCTTCCCAGCGCGGCGAAGTCGTCGTCGTCGACGAGGTCGACGAGGTAGTCCCGCACGCCGGTCACGTGGGTCGGCGCGACGTTGCGGAGCAGGAGGTCACCGCGCTCGGTCATCTTGCAGACGACGCCGCGACCGTCGACGGTCGAGCCGCACCGCTCGACGAGGCCTTCCGCCTCCATCCGCTTGACCGTGTGCGTCACCCGGCTGCGGCTGTGGGCGAGCGAGTCGGCCAGCCGTGCCATCCGGAGCGCGCGGCCCTCGGCCTCGGAGAGACGGACGAGGATCTCGTACTCCACCAGGGACACGCCGTGCTGCTTCCGAAGGTCGTCGTCCAGTCGGTCGAAGAGCAACGTGGTGCCGAGCACCAACGCGCGCCACGACCGCTGCTGACGGTCGTCGAGCCACCGGGGCTCACGCCGGAGCCACGCCTCGCGGGTAGCCTCCAGGTCGGGCTCGGTCACCTTCGCAGTCTAAGTCCGCACGGGCCCGCTGTGTGTCGGCTCACCGAAGGTCGCGACGCACCAGGACCCGCGGAAATCCGGCCAGCACCGACGTGGTCTCGGCCGCGACCCGGAACCCGGCCGCCTCGAAGTTCTTCAGCAGACCCGGGTAGGCCATCGTCAGGTCGACCTTCGCGCCCCCGTTGTCGAGCGGGTACGCCTCGACCACCGGCGCCTGGCGGCTGCGGGCGAACTCCACTGCGCCCTCGATCAGCGCGTGCGAGATGCCCTGGCCGCGGTGACCGGGCCGGACCCGGACGCACCACAGCGACCACACCGGCAGGTCGTCGACGTGGGGGATCTTGCGGTTGCGGGCGAACGCCGTGTCCGCGCGCGGCGCGACCGCTGCCCAGCCGACCGGTTCGTCGCCGTCGTACGCCAGCACACCGGGCGGCGGATCGGCGCGGACCAGATCCGCGACGTACTCGCCCCGGGCCGGACCGCGGAGCTCGTTGTTGAGCTTGGACGGGATCCGGTAGCTCAGGCACCAGCACACGTTGGCGTCGGGTCGTTTCGGTCCGAGGACGGCGCGGACGTCGTCGAAGACCGTGGCCGGGCGGACGTCGATGCTCATGCCATCGAGGTGCCGGGGGTTCAGCTGAGCCGCTCGACGATCATCGCCATGCCCTGGCCGCCGCCGACGCACATCGTGATGAGGCCGGTGGTCTTGTCGTGCCAGTCGAGCGAGTTCAGCATCGTGTTCTGCAGCCGGGCACCGGTCATGCCGAACGGGTGCCCGACCGCGATCGCGCCGCCGTTGACGT includes these proteins:
- a CDS encoding aminopeptidase P family protein, whose amino-acid sequence is MNHVAKEPKTESHDPAVPEAYAAFMRTGWDDREREVEPHPIAPWAAERRARLAATFPGERLVLPAGTFKVRAADTDYRFRSDTAHAYFCGNQTSDATLVIEPDGSSVLYARPRSGRESDEFFRDRQYGALWAGRRPSLGEIEAALGLTVKHVDDLPDALAKSAKTRVHRGVSDAVDSLVPADESLDTDLARVVSEMRLVKDAWELGELQAACDATTLGFEDSAAEWDKVLEYGERWLEGTFFRRARTMGNDIGYDSIVAGGAHATTLHWIENSGPIVPGQLVLLDMGVEGHNLYTADVTRTLPVSGTFSPLQRDLYTLVLRAQEAGIAALRPDVPFLAGHDAAMTVLAHGLDDLGLLPVPVEEALDPESKVYSRWTLHGTSHMLGMDVHDCGRAAPESYRDGILAEGMVLTVEPGLYFQEDDLLVPEELRGIGIRIEDDVVVTADGVRNLSAALPREPDAVEEWMARLRG
- a CDS encoding PrsW family intramembrane metalloprotease produces the protein MSGARRDSVAFTVVVTVAVVIGALLMLVILALSGAPGIMLLATALAALPVGPVVAVYLWLDRYEPEPKHLLVYALLWGAFVATIAALVVQGIGGFVVGVTDTVSLAVVAPVTEEASKGLFLLLLLWWRRAELDGVLDGLVYAGLVGVGFAFTENILYLAAAYGGTDGTGPGGVAGVTTIFVIRCIFSPFAHPLFTAFIGVGLGLAVMSTRRSVRILAPIGGYLCAVAAHALWNGSTVFGFGSFVLAYVVLMVPAFVGMIGLGVWARTKERQMLTMALGDAAARGLIPATDIGWIVDLRARRIARRHARIEGGDRAAQAMRDYQQAAIELGFLHHRLLRGTAPKDWQARGQDFLVRIQASRPGFAFPGQVVPLR
- a CDS encoding dynamin family protein, which produces MTASHRGQSDEIAGSQMLTEMVRLRGALQTAALPLDLPGVAALREHRQEVIDQLEDYVIPRLMSMDAPLLAVVGGSTGAGKSTLVNTLVGHRVTTPGVLRPTTRSPVLVHHPDEGQWFGQDRMLPDLKRVSHPTNDHDCIQLVPTDSVPKGVAILDAPDVDSVEERNRILAGQLLSAADLWLFVTSAARYSDQVPWEYLKQAAERSTAVAIVLDRTPPDVVETVSGHLARMMAARGLKDSPLFGVAEGPVTDDGLLPLAHVAEIRGWLEALAADTVARSAIVQQTVGGSIRILTRRVYPIADAAEEQLIAIGDLATLVERQYEIVSKQQLTTTSDGTLLRGDLLTRWQEFVGSGELIRSLEAKVGFVRERLVNAIKGKPQQAERVAVAIETGLETLVVEHGEQAAARAAAAWRATPYGAQLVEVATEDLSRATRDLRRRADAEIQAWQAELQELVRSESGEARTSTRFLAVGVRGLAVTLAVVVLGGEQPPAAAADSLRLGARLLETVVGPGTAGMLRHRARESLEDRIRALLAGERNRYVAPADQWQLAPDAGEQLRAAARRVDDLRYAATMQKGTGGHL
- a CDS encoding GTPase: MTQPDGETRALRELATRGTTIGARLQGLEQAVSAARGRLDDALLDETEATVERAAGRLRLSAHHTVVAIAGATGSGKSSTFNALTGLELSSTGVRRPTTSWATACVWGNEGAAEVLEWLGIPPRHQTMRDSMLDTKVDDKALEGVVLMDLPDHDSTEVSHHLEVDRLVELADLLVWVLDPQKYADAALHDRYLAPYATHADVMLIVLNHIDTIAPEKRQGMVDDVKRLLALDGLASVKVIPVSAREGIGVEELRQEIASRVEHKRSTTARVEADVAAAAGRLDRAGGDAPPRDVSAQQARALEERVAEAAGVPTIAGAVERTIRSRAARAVAWPPAVLVAGLRRRREDELLAGYHAGSQPQAVAVQRASVDNAVRELADETAQGLGTPWADAVRQAATARLEETDDALDRGLSSVDLGVGRLPGWVGLVRVLQWLLFLGAVGGGLWWAWLASQGTLEGAPEVAGFVLPPVVLVGGLVLGLLLWLCVRPLVGGTARSRREAADQGLRDVVADVLADQVVAPTNEVLASYSAFRSGIQHAQQ
- a CDS encoding single-stranded DNA-binding protein: MTNDTMVTVQGWLGNEPQLRQVAGTSVANFRLGCTPRRFHRGRQEWVDGPTQWYSVSAWRLLGEHSKRSLHVGDPVIVHGRLNQRSYTRDGVEVTALEIEAITVGHDLTRGVSSFSKTVGSPRRDDRPQEPAVASPEQDPWAVPTAQSPEVAEVAAGAA
- the ettA gene encoding energy-dependent translational throttle protein EttA, which translates into the protein MAEYVFTLRNVRKAHGDKVVLDNVTLSFLHGAKIGVVGPNGAGKSSLLKIMAGLDRPNNGDAILDPDATVGMLQQEPPLTEGKTVLDNVEEAVGEIKQKLDRFNQISEELGNPDADYDSLLAEMGDLQTDLDHASAWDLDSRLDQAMDALRCPPPDAIVDNLSGGERRRVALCKLLLQQPDLLLLDEPTNHLDAESVQWLEGHLKSYPGAVLAVTHDRYFLDNVAEWIAEVDRGRIHGYEGNYSTYLETKKDRLKIEGAKDAKRAKMLEKELEWVRSNAKARQTKSRARLARYEEMAAEAERDRKIDTSEINIPAGPRLGDIVLETKGLTKGFEGRVLIDDLSFTLPRAGIVGVIGPNGVGKTTLFRMITGSEQPDAGDLTVGQTVKISYVDQSRGGIDPNKNVWEVVSDGLDFIKVANFEMNSRAYVASFGFKGPDQQKKAGVLSGGERNRLNLALTLKMGGNLLLLDEPTNDLDVETLSSLEDALLDFPGCAVVTSHDRWFLDRVVTHILAWEGDNDDPAKWFWFEGNFASYEENKVERLGVEAARPHRVTHRRLTRD
- a CDS encoding MarR family winged helix-turn-helix transcriptional regulator produces the protein MTEPDLEATREAWLRREPRWLDDRQQRSWRALVLGTTLLFDRLDDDLRKQHGVSLVEYEILVRLSEAEGRALRMARLADSLAHSRSRVTHTVKRMEAEGLVERCGSTVDGRGVVCKMTERGDLLLRNVAPTHVTGVRDYLVDLVDDDDFAALGRVMDAVADRLIADHPEREMRDDR
- a CDS encoding GNAT family N-acetyltransferase, yielding MSIDVRPATVFDDVRAVLGPKRPDANVCWCLSYRIPSKLNNELRGPARGEYVADLVRADPPPGVLAYDGDEPVGWAAVAPRADTAFARNRKIPHVDDLPVWSLWCVRVRPGHRGQGISHALIEGAVEFARSRQAPVVEAYPLDNGGAKVDLTMAYPGLLKNFEAAGFRVAAETTSVLAGFPRVLVRRDLR